CACGGTTCCACGCGGTTGACGCCCAGGCCCCAGGCCTTGATCACGCCCTCTTCACGCAGGCGGGTCAGTACCTTGAAGGCACCGGTGCGCGCCTGGTTGAAGTAGTCGAGCCATTGGTCACCGTAGAAGTCCTGGGCGATGTCGTGAATCCACACGATGTCGAGGCGGTCGGTTTGCAGGCGGTTGAGGCTGTCTTCGATGGAGCGCAGAGTGGCATCGGCGCTGTAGTCGTTGACCATTTTGTTCGGCCGGCCATGTTCGAACACACCGCTTTTCTCACCCAGGTCGCGGGCGCTTTCTTCCACTTCATCCAGGATCACCCGGCCGACCTTGGTACTAAGCACGTAGTCGTCACGGTTGTAGTTCGACAGGGCCTGGCCCAGGCGGATTTCCGACAGGCCCGAACCGTAGAACGGTGCGGTGTCGAAGTAACGCACGCCCTGGTTCCAAGCGGCCTCGACGGTGGCCTGTGCCTCCTCTTCTGGAATCGCGCGGAACATGTTGCCCAAGGGGGCGGTGCCGAAACCCAGCACGCCGGGCAATTTGTCTTTCAAGCTCATGGGTAAATCCTCAAGTGTTCAAGGTCGCTGTGTTGACCGTTGAGCAGATCGTAGATTGCAGAGATCGGACCGTCCAAGACATACTGCGACCAACTTGAGTCCCTACAGGTCTTACATGATCGATTTCCGTCAATTGCGCTACTTCGTTGTAGTCGCTGAAGAAGAACACGTGGGGCGTGCTGCCGAACGGCTGCACATCTCCCAATCGCCCCTGAGCCGGCAGATCGCCCAACTGGAAGAACGCCTGGGCCTGACCCTGTTCGAGCGCAGCCAACAGCGCATCCGCCTGACCCGCGACGGCCAGACGTTCCTGGCCGAAACCAAGGCGCTGTTGACCCACGCCAACCGCCTGGAGTCCCTGGGCCGGCGATTGGGCAAAGGCGAAGAAGGCGGTCTGTGCATCGGCTATATCGAAAACGCCATGCACGCAGGCGTGCTGCCGAATGCCTTGAAAGTGCTGCGCGACGCGCGGCCCAACGTGCACATCGCCCTGTACAACCTGCCCTCCATCGAGCAACTGGAAGGCTTGCGCCAACGCAGCCTGGACATCGCCCTGGTGGGTGAGCCATCGGCAGCGGACGATCCGGACCTGGTGGCCCTGCAAGTGCTGGACGACCCAATGTTACTGGCGCTGCCCGAACAGCATCCGCTGGCCAGCGTCAGCGAGTTGCTGCCCGAACACCTGGCCGAGCAGCAATGGATTGGTGTGCAACGCAAGCCTGGGGCGAACCCGGCGGATGACTTTGTCGCCGCGTGCATTCGTGCGGGCTTTACCCCGCAGATTCCGATGGAAGCCAGCGAGCCGTTTACCGCGCTGGGGTTGGTGGCGTCGGGGTTGGGTGTGGCGATGGTGCAAAAGGGTTTGAGCCGCAACGCCCCGCCCGGCGTGGTGCTGCGGGAACTGCCGTGGCTGACCTACACCACGCCGCTGTGGGCGGCGTGGCACCGGATCAATTTGCGGCCGTTGGTGGAGACGTTCAGGAAAGTGCTGACGGAGCGTTGAGGGTATTGGGGCATGCGTTATTGGATCGCCTGCCCCGATCAAATGTGGGAGCCGGGCTTGCCCGCGATGCAGGCACCTCGGTCTGTCAGTAAGACCGCGGTGATGCCATCGCAGGCAAGCCAGCTCCCACAGGGGTTCGGTGTTGTTGCTGAAAGTGGTTAAGGATCAGTAGCGCCAATGCCCCGGCACCCACAACCACTGCCCGTTCCCCCAGCGGTAATGCCCCCGCACCCACTGGTACCCCGGCGCCGGAGCCACCGGCACTACTTCAACCAACGGCGGCGGGCGCCGTGGGTGAACAGGTTCAACGATGCAACCAGACAACGCAGCCGCCATCAATGTGGCGGTGAGCGTGGCCTTGAATAGACGGGACATGGCACGGTTCCCCAATGAAACTAGCCGTCGCCTGGGTGGCGGGCTTACCCGGGTTAAACGCTGCCAGCCGGGAAAATCCGTCGCCCGTCTCAGTTATTTTTGGCTACCTTGCCCTTCGCCTGCCCTTTCAAATACAACGCCTCCACCAGCCGCTGGCGCTCATCCCGGGGCAAGGTGCTGGCGAATTGCGCCAGGGTGTTGTCCACCAAAGCCCGCAGCGCCATGTCCGCTTCCCGGGCTTTGCCCAGGTCTGTCACCAAGGCCTCTCGGTCCAGGGTCGGTGCCTCCAATTGCTTGATCACATCCAGCCGCGCCTCGCGCCCGGCGAGCACCAGCGGTTGGCTGTCGGCGCG
This genomic window from Pseudomonas sp. Bout1 contains:
- a CDS encoding LysR substrate-binding domain-containing protein; this encodes MIDFRQLRYFVVVAEEEHVGRAAERLHISQSPLSRQIAQLEERLGLTLFERSQQRIRLTRDGQTFLAETKALLTHANRLESLGRRLGKGEEGGLCIGYIENAMHAGVLPNALKVLRDARPNVHIALYNLPSIEQLEGLRQRSLDIALVGEPSAADDPDLVALQVLDDPMLLALPEQHPLASVSELLPEHLAEQQWIGVQRKPGANPADDFVAACIRAGFTPQIPMEASEPFTALGLVASGLGVAMVQKGLSRNAPPGVVLRELPWLTYTTPLWAAWHRINLRPLVETFRKVLTER
- a CDS encoding YXWGXW repeat-containing protein, producing the protein MSRLFKATLTATLMAAALSGCIVEPVHPRRPPPLVEVVPVAPAPGYQWVRGHYRWGNGQWLWVPGHWRY
- a CDS encoding periplasmic heavy metal sensor, with translation MTPSPKYLKPLLVVSVLFNVFLIGGVGGGLYHWLATAKPAEAVVNQHGLRQAMVKLPPQRRKELRQLLRQNRADSQPLVLAGREARLDVIKQLEAPTLDREALVTDLGKAREADMALRALVDNTLAQFASTLPRDERQRLVEALYLKGQAKGKVAKNN
- a CDS encoding aldo/keto reductase, encoding MSLKDKLPGVLGFGTAPLGNMFRAIPEEEAQATVEAAWNQGVRYFDTAPFYGSGLSEIRLGQALSNYNRDDYVLSTKVGRVILDEVEESARDLGEKSGVFEHGRPNKMVNDYSADATLRSIEDSLNRLQTDRLDIVWIHDIAQDFYGDQWLDYFNQARTGAFKVLTRLREEGVIKAWGLGVNRVEPCELTLDLTEAQPDGFLLAGRYTLLDHERALQRLMDAALAQNVEIVVGGPYSSGILAGGAHFEYQKASPAIISKVEQIKAIAAAHGVSVKAAALQFSLAHPAVAAVIPGASRPGRIAEDVAALSEKIPAAFWQALRDARLISARAPLPL